In the genome of Saccharomonospora viridis DSM 43017, one region contains:
- the mihF gene encoding integration host factor, actinobacterial type — protein MALPQLTEEQRAAALEKAAAARRARAELKERLKRGGTTLAEVLKQADEDEVLGKMKVSALLEALPGVGKVRAQQTMERLEIASSRRLRGLGDRQRKALLAEFSGE, from the coding sequence GTGGCACTTCCCCAGCTCACCGAGGAACAGCGTGCTGCGGCGCTGGAGAAGGCCGCCGCCGCCCGCCGCGCTCGTGCCGAGCTCAAGGAACGGCTCAAGCGCGGTGGTACGACCCTCGCCGAAGTGCTGAAGCAGGCCGACGAGGACGAGGTCCTCGGCAAGATGAAGGTCTCCGCATTGCTGGAAGCGCTGCCGGGCGTGGGCAAGGTGCGTGCGCAGCAGACGATGGAGCGTCTGGAGATCGCGTCCAGCCGCCGTCTGCGTGGCCTCGGCGACAGGCAGCGTAAGGCGTTGCTGGCCGAGTTCAGCGGCGAGTGA
- the pyrF gene encoding orotidine-5'-phosphate decarboxylase, which translates to MAGRSFGERLTAAVSARGPLCVGIDPHPALLEAWGLPVDVSGLERFALTATEALAGTVAVLKPQSAFFEAYGAAGIAVLERVLAMARQAGALVLLDVKRGDIGSTMAAYTAAYLADDAPLAADAITVSPYLGFGSLEPALKQARSTGRGVFVLARTSNPEGGTVQCSRGADGVTVAQSVVDSVAECNRGAEPLGDVGVVVGATVKPGELRLDAVNGPVLAPGLGAQGATAEDLRRVFGEGVRAVLPSSSRDILRHGPTPEALRSAVEAARESLVSILPQMSSS; encoded by the coding sequence ATGGCTGGCCGATCTTTCGGGGAGCGGTTGACGGCGGCCGTGTCCGCTCGGGGTCCGCTGTGTGTGGGCATCGATCCGCATCCGGCTCTGCTGGAGGCCTGGGGGCTTCCCGTCGACGTGAGCGGGCTCGAACGGTTCGCTCTGACGGCCACGGAGGCCCTCGCGGGGACCGTGGCCGTGCTCAAACCCCAGTCGGCGTTCTTCGAGGCCTACGGGGCCGCGGGGATCGCCGTGCTCGAACGGGTCCTCGCCATGGCGAGACAGGCCGGTGCCCTGGTGCTGCTCGACGTCAAGCGGGGTGACATCGGGTCCACGATGGCCGCCTACACGGCCGCCTATCTGGCCGACGACGCCCCGCTGGCGGCCGATGCGATCACCGTGTCGCCGTATCTCGGGTTCGGTTCGCTGGAGCCTGCGCTGAAGCAGGCTCGCAGCACGGGCCGAGGGGTGTTCGTGCTCGCGCGGACGTCCAACCCTGAGGGAGGCACCGTGCAGTGTTCGCGAGGGGCCGACGGCGTCACCGTCGCCCAGTCCGTCGTGGATTCGGTTGCGGAGTGTAACCGGGGGGCGGAGCCCCTCGGGGACGTCGGAGTCGTGGTCGGGGCGACCGTGAAACCGGGTGAATTGCGGCTCGACGCGGTGAACGGGCCGGTACTCGCGCCGGGACTCGGTGCGCAGGGCGCCACGGCCGAGGATCTGCGCCGGGTGTTCGGCGAGGGGGTGCGGGCGGTGCTGCCGTCGTCGTCTCGTGACATCCTCCGGCACGGTCCCACGCCTGAGGCATTGCGCTCGGCGGTCGAGGCGGCGCGGGAGAGTCTCGTGTCCATCCTGCCGCAAATGTCATCGTCGTAA
- the rpoZ gene encoding DNA-directed RNA polymerase subunit omega: MTAITLGPQGEQLEGITNPPIDELLEKVSSKYALVIYAAKRARQINDYYAQLGEGLLEYVGPLVEPGPREKSLSIALREIHAGLLEHTEGE, translated from the coding sequence GTGACTGCGATTACGCTGGGGCCGCAGGGTGAGCAGCTCGAAGGCATCACCAACCCGCCCATCGATGAGCTGCTGGAGAAAGTCAGTTCCAAGTACGCGCTCGTGATCTACGCCGCGAAGCGCGCCCGCCAGATCAACGACTACTACGCCCAGCTGGGCGAGGGGCTGCTGGAGTACGTGGGCCCGCTCGTCGAGCCGGGGCCGAGGGAGAAGTCGTTGTCGATCGCGCTGCGCGAGATCCACGCGGGTCTGCTCGAGCACACCGAAGGCGAGTAG
- the gmk gene encoding guanylate kinase: MSERNRGSSAVGPMAGRENGESVSGVSPRHRLTVVSGPSGVGKSSVVAELRRLCPDIFLSVSVTTRAPRAGEVDGEHYHFVDRERFRSMVENGELLEHAEFAGNYYGTPRAPVERVLEQGRPAVLEIELKGARQVRAAMPDAQLVMLLPPSWEELVNRLTGRGTERDDAVRARLREAERELQAADEFDARIVNSDVRTAARELLSLVIGRTAVCDDTEHSQ, encoded by the coding sequence GTGAGCGAGCGGAATCGCGGCTCGAGCGCGGTCGGCCCGATGGCCGGTCGTGAAAACGGTGAGTCGGTGTCGGGCGTGAGCCCGAGGCACCGGCTCACCGTTGTCTCGGGGCCGTCCGGGGTCGGTAAGTCGAGCGTCGTCGCCGAGTTGCGGAGGCTGTGCCCTGACATCTTCCTCAGCGTTTCGGTGACCACCCGAGCGCCGAGGGCGGGCGAGGTCGATGGCGAGCATTACCACTTCGTGGACCGGGAGCGGTTCCGGTCCATGGTCGAAAACGGTGAGTTGCTCGAACACGCCGAGTTCGCGGGTAACTACTACGGCACGCCTCGCGCGCCGGTGGAGCGGGTGCTCGAACAGGGGCGTCCAGCGGTGCTGGAGATCGAGCTCAAAGGCGCCCGTCAGGTGCGGGCCGCCATGCCTGACGCGCAGCTGGTGATGTTGCTGCCGCCGTCCTGGGAGGAGCTCGTCAATCGACTCACGGGTCGGGGCACCGAGCGGGACGACGCCGTACGGGCGCGATTGCGTGAGGCCGAGCGGGAGCTGCAGGCCGCGGACGAGTTCGACGCTCGCATCGTCAACTCCGACGTGCGGACCGCCGCGCGCGAGTTGCTAAGCTTGGTGATTGGCCGAACCGCCGTTTGCGACGATACGGAGCACAGTCAGTGA